The sequence AGAAAGGTCCGGAAAACTGGGGATGACCCTTCTTGCTGCGGATGGTGCTACTTCGGCGGTAATGAAGTTCAGGGTACCGGAAATAGTGGTTACCGACTTGGATGGGAAGGTGGAAGACCAGGAAAAGGCCTGGAGAGAGGGGGCCTGGTTGGTTATTCATGTGCATGGTGATAACTATCATAGAGTAAGGGAATTCCTGAAAGGAAGAGAGCCCGTAAGGTTGTTGGGAACTACCCAGTTAAAACCTATGGGAAACCTCCTCAACTTCGGTGGTTTCACGGATGGGGATCGAGCAGCCTTCTTAGCTTGGGAGCTCGGAGCCGAAAAAATTTTTCTGGCTGGAATGGATCTTGGGGAAAAAGTGGGAAAATACTCCGGAAAAGGGGAGAGCGAGAGGAAGAAGGAAAAATTGAGGATCTGTGGAGAACTTTTGGGATGGTTGGCGGGAGAACTTGGTGCCCCCCTCGTGAACCTCACTTCTAGAGGTGTGGAAATCCCCAATATTCCGAGAGAAAATCCTTAAGTTTCTTCAGAGGGGGAGGACCCTCCTTCCATAGATGGAGTTCAAAATCACACCGGCAGAAGTATACAGTGCACTAAATCCGCAGAATACGCCTTCGGCCCCCGCTATCTTTAGAAGGAGGTCTTCACCCGTAGCAAAAGCGCCGGAAAGGAGGAAGAAAAGGATGGTGAGCGTAATGAAGACCGTTTGAAGGGCCCTTCCCCCTACCTTAAAGGACCCCACCGTCATATAGAGAGTAAAGATCCCCCAAATGGCCATCCAAGCTGCAATTTCGTTGGGATCCCCTGCTACTAGGCCCTCCCACTCGAAGAGTTTGAAAAGGGAGAGTCCTATCCAGAAAAGGCCATAGGAAGTAAAAGCCGTTCCACCGAAAAGATTGCCTCTTTTGAAGTCTATAATTCCTGCTATGACTTGAGCCATTCCCCCGAAGAAAAACCCATAAGCAAAGGTGAGGGTGGCAGTTATCAGGCCCAAGTTGTGGAGGTTGAGAAGGATAGTAGTGGCTCCAAAAGCTACAAGACCGAGGGCTGCCGGATCGGCTAGGAGAGATTCCTTTTCGCTCATGGAGGTTCTTTTCTTTTAAATTACGGTTTCCTTTTAAGTTTTTCAGAGACCCTTCTTGTGGTCCCAACCGAGAGACCGAGAACAGGTTAATTATAGGGCTAGGTTTGGGATTCTTTTTTCTTGAGGATTTCCAGGTAAAGATTGCGGAGCTCTTCCTCTTTTTTCTTTTGTTCTTCAGGACTAGCTTTGGGTAACTCTAAACTTTCACCGTATTCCGCCAGCATTTGCTTGTATTTAGCGAGCTTGGCTTCCCTAGCCAATTGCCTTGCTTTTAGGGCCTTTTGTCCGGTTTTTTTGGTCATTCCCCCCACCCCACCTTAAGTCCTTCTTTTCTTTTCCCTTAATGGCTTCAAAAAAAGTTTTCGGAGTCTAGGAAGTCTTCTCTTTTTCCTCTTCTTTGAGCCAGAATTCGGCTTCTTTCCGAAGCTCCTTCAGGTATTGGGAGAAACCATCGTAGCTGAGATGGTAAAAGGTCTTACCCCCCATCCTCCTCGTAGAGATCATACCCTTTTCTCGGAGGGGCTTCAGCAGGATATAGAAGTGCTTGCGATGGGCTCCAGAAAGAGGATCCAGACCCAGCTCTTTCATTAGCTCCTCCATCCCCTTCGGCCCTTCTCGCAGGGACCTCAGTACCCTTCTCCCTTCTGGTTTTAGGGAGGTACTCTTAGGATGGTTGCCATACGCTAAGTCCAGAAGTCTTTCTGCACCCCCTTCCATCTTTTCACCTTCCATGAGTTATTTTTCCTTTATGATAAGTAACTAAGCTTTTTAATCCTTTTTCATGAGTATTCTAGAGAGCTTTCAAGGGGGTTTTCGTTTGTCAACCTTTTTCTCGTCCCTTTTCCTAGTTACCCTTTGAAAGGTAACTAGCCCATTCTATCCGGATGTTTTGGTCTCATTTTTCCTTTTTCTTGAAAGAAGTCCTTTCGGTAGATTACTCTTCATAAGTACTTCATCCCTCCCCAACCACTAATCCCTTCACTTCTCTCTCCACTTCCTCTACCTTCTCCAAGAACTTTCTAGCCCCTTTTCCCACTTCGTCTTCTCTCTGGGCCAAACTACCCATCCTTTCCCGGAGTTCCCCCAGCCTCTTGACCACTTTTTCTTTGTTTATCTCCTCTCTCAGTTTTCCTTTCACCTCTTGGGAATAAGTCTCCTCCAACTCAATGTAGGCGTCTATTACTTCCGTTATCCCTTTCAGTTTTTCCAACAAAATCGCTAACTCTTCCCCTCTCTCTGTTAACCTTACCAGTCTTTTCCTTCCCTTCTCTTCGGAAATGATCAACCCCATTCTTTCCAATTTCGATAGAATATTGAAAGCATGGGCAAAGGTAGTTTCCACTTTTTTGGCTATGGCAGAGGGATAAGTCTCCCCTGTTCTTAGGGCTAATAGGATCTCAGTGGGTTTTTCTTGCACCAAGAATTTCCACGTTTTCATCTATTTAATTTTGTATACTTGTACATATATATTTTTCGGTAAATTTCCTTCCAATTTTTTCTACGATATTTTATATTTTAAAGTGTTTATATAATTAATTGAACATACTAAAAAATATATAGTAAAGGAGAAGATGAATTACATATGTGTGAGGTCATGGGGCTTGAGAACTAAGGGTTTAAGCGTGGAGAGCCCGGCAAAGAGCAGCCTTTATGAAGGCGTCGAAGACGGGAGAGGGACGGGTAGGCCGGGATTTAAACTCTGGGTGAAATTGTGTTCCTATAAAGAAGGGATGATCTGGAAGTTCTAATATTTCCATCCTTTTGCCATCCGGACTTTTTCCAGAAAAGACGAGATTCTTCTCCACCAGCAGAGGGAGATACTCGGGATTTACTTCGTATCTGTGTCGATGTCTCTCTGAAATCCTTTCTTGACGATAAATCTGGAAAGCCTTGGTTCCCTTCTCTAGCACTACCTCCAAAGCACCCAGTCTCATGGTTCCTCCCAATTCCTTGAGACCCCTTTGTTCCGGAAGTAGATCTATAACGGGATGTGGGGTGAAGGGATCTATTTCAGTACTGTTGGCTCCTTCCAAACCTACCACATTTCTTGCAAATTCTACTACTGCAAGTTGAAAACCGAAGCAAAGCCCCAAAAAGGGGACAAGATTTTCTCTGGCCCATTTTATCGCAAGAATTTTGCCCTCGGCCCCTCTGGGACCAAAGCCTCCAGGAACAATCACCCCGTGACATTCTGAAAGTTCTCGAAGGGAAGATTCCGTTACTTTTTCTAATCTCTCAGCGTTTATCCACTTTATCTCCAACTTGGCATCGTTTTTTGCGGCAGCATGTCTTAAGGCCTCATGGATGCTGAGATAGGTATCTGTGAATCTTATGTACTTCCCTACTATTGCTATCTTCACGGGTTTGCTTGCGTTATCCATCCTCGAGACTATTTCTATCCATTCCCCCAAATCTAGATCCCCAGGTCTGAGACCAAGCTTCTGCAATACGATGGAACTGAGATTCTCATGTTCCAGAACCAACGGAAGCTCATAAATATTCTTTACATCTACTGCACTTATGACTTCATTTTCCCACACATTGCAGAAGAGGGAAATCTTCCTCCTAGCTTC comes from Candidatus Hadarchaeales archaeon and encodes:
- a CDS encoding 6-hydroxymethylpterin diphosphokinase MptE-like protein, whose protein sequence is MRWEAWEPWYFRIVERLKLDPKEDERATLLLSHLFPPPDLHGLRKLIRGRNCLVLGAGPSLEEDLHRLERSGKLGMTLLAADGATSAVMKFRVPEIVVTDLDGKVEDQEKAWREGAWLVIHVHGDNYHRVREFLKGREPVRLLGTTQLKPMGNLLNFGGFTDGDRAAFLAWELGAEKIFLAGMDLGEKVGKYSGKGESERKKEKLRICGELLGWLAGELGAPLVNLTSRGVEIPNIPRENP
- a CDS encoding acetate uptake transporter is translated as MSEKESLLADPAALGLVAFGATTILLNLHNLGLITATLTFAYGFFFGGMAQVIAGIIDFKRGNLFGGTAFTSYGLFWIGLSLFKLFEWEGLVAGDPNEIAAWMAIWGIFTLYMTVGSFKVGGRALQTVFITLTILFFLLSGAFATGEDLLLKIAGAEGVFCGFSALYTSAGVILNSIYGRRVLPL
- a CDS encoding winged helix-turn-helix domain-containing protein: MQEKPTEILLALRTGETYPSAIAKKVETTFAHAFNILSKLERMGLIISEEKGRKRLVRLTERGEELAILLEKLKGITEVIDAYIELEETYSQEVKGKLREEINKEKVVKRLGELRERMGSLAQREDEVGKGARKFLEKVEEVEREVKGLVVGEG
- a CDS encoding CTP synthase; amino-acid sequence: MKYIMVTGGVMSGLGKGLTTASLGKLLQARGLKVTAIKIDPYLNMDAGTMNPFEHGEIFVTEDGGEIDLDMGHYERFLDINLTKDHNITTGQIYYEVISKERRGEYLGRTVQIIPHVVDEIKRRIRQAALKSGADVCLVEIGGTVGDMESMPFLEAARQMRLEEGPTNTLFIHVTLVPTSGPVGEQKTKPTQHSVKELRQLGISPDIIICRSATPLTTEARRKISLFCNVWENEVISAVDVKNIYELPLVLEHENLSSIVLQKLGLRPGDLDLGEWIEIVSRMDNASKPVKIAIVGKYIRFTDTYLSIHEALRHAAAKNDAKLEIKWINAERLEKVTESSLRELSECHGVIVPGGFGPRGAEGKILAIKWARENLVPFLGLCFGFQLAVVEFARNVVGLEGANSTEIDPFTPHPVIDLLPEQRGLKELGGTMRLGALEVVLEKGTKAFQIYRQERISERHRHRYEVNPEYLPLLVEKNLVFSGKSPDGKRMEILELPDHPFFIGTQFHPEFKSRPTRPSPVFDAFIKAALCRALHA